The genomic stretch CAGGTCTTTAACGCCCGCGGCTTTAGCCACCAGCAGGAACTGAATGTGGTCCATAGAACCCGCGGTGGAGATGCCACCAATTTTGATCGACTTAGGATCCTTCTTGAGAGCGTCCATCACCTGATTAATCGAGGTGTAAGGCGAATCTTGCGGCACAACAAATGCGGCATAATCAGAAATCAAACGAGCCAAAGGCGTGGTGTCTTTGTAACTATATGGCGTCATCCCCGTCAGATTGGTCAGCAGAATTGGCGGAGAATAGACCGAGATCAAATCGCCTTTGCCTTTTTGAGTTTGCATGAACGTCAGGTTAACGGCACCACCACCGCCAGGACGGTTAATAACCGGCAGATTTGAGCTGACAAGGTTCTCGTCTTTCAGTGTTTTGGCCACGGTACGAATGGTTAAATCCCATCCGCCACCTGCGCCGGCAGGTGCGACCATATTAACGGTTCTTGGCGGGTAATCATTGGCAGATGCCGAAGACATTGCACCCAGTGTAGTGGCAGCAATCAGCAGGTGTGCAAAAGCAAATGTTAGCTTTCTCATAGCGCTATCCTTTAATTATTTTGTATTTGGGAATCCATTCATGAGCAACACGCAGGGAACAGTACCTCACCCGCGCGCTTCATTTATTGAGCAGATAGGTTGGACAGTGTGGCAAGCAGCGACTAAGTCCACAGCGAGAACCTGAACTGCTGCAAGCCTGACGATACTAATTAACAATTCGGTAATTTGTTGCGATAAAGGGCAACATTCGCGTGGCAAATAATGACGCTTATGGTTTTTATGGTGTTAATTATTTGCGCCAGATTTTGCGGGCGATATGGCCGAGGTGCTGGCAGCGGAATAAAGATTCGGCGGGCCTATACTTCGAGCGTACAAATCGGCTAAGGCTTGTAATGGAAAGCGTAAACGATATCGGGAAGATGCAGACGTGAATGCCGCTGCGGTCAGAAATTGAAGTGCATTCGAGCAAATGAAATGTATTAGTGCAGATGAAGCGACAGCAACGATAACCAACCGCCACAGAGAAAAACTCACACTTCAGAAACGACAAAACCCGCTAAAAAGCGGGTTTTGTAAGAAATTTTGGTGCGTCCGAGTGGACTCGAACCACCGACCCCCGCCATGTCAAGGCGATACTCTAACCAGCTGAGCTACGGACGCACACTGCATGTTTATACACTTGCTGAGTGTTTTCTCATGGTGCGTCCGAGTGGACTCGAACCACCGACCCCCGCCATGTCAAGGCGATACTCTAACCAGCTGAGCTACGGACGCTTTCCCTGAGAACGAGATGGATATTAACGACAGATTTTCATGCGTGCAAGTCAAATTTCTTTATTTTTGAATCGATTGGCTTTTCTGTAGACACTTTGTTGATTTTTTACCCCAACAGCGTGTCATTAATTGAGTTTTATCATATTAAAACAGTGGGCGCTGTGCTGAAGCAGCTCTCCTTTTGTGACTTTAATTCAACAAAACTCTTGATTGCTACCTACTTAGAGGTAGTATAAATTTTTATTGGTCGCTAAACGTACAATTGAGACAAAAGAACATGGATTCAC from Vibrio ostreae encodes the following:
- a CDS encoding tripartite tricarboxylate transporter substrate binding protein; its protein translation is MRKLTFAFAHLLIAATTLGAMSSASANDYPPRTVNMVAPAGAGGGWDLTIRTVAKTLKDENLVSSNLPVINRPGGGGAVNLTFMQTQKGKGDLISVYSPPILLTNLTGMTPYSYKDTTPLARLISDYAAFVVPQDSPYTSINQVMDALKKDPKSIKIGGISTAGSMDHIQFLLVAKAAGVKDLRDIDYVSFQDGGVVAQVLGGHIDLISTGLGDVAGLLESGKLRALAQTADKRIGEGAMAKIPTVKEQGIDVTFENWRGLFGPKDMPKEAVDYWRDALQKMTETAEWKAAMKRNGWEAAYQDQAEFEQFLSATNEQYKTLIQEVFR